Within the Dryobates pubescens isolate bDryPub1 chromosome 2, bDryPub1.pri, whole genome shotgun sequence genome, the region AGCCAAGAACATTTTGAGGAATGATCAGTGGAGCACAAATTATGAAAAAAATGGATCTGAACTGACataacatgagaaaaaaaaaacataaaacaaaCCATATGTAATGAGTCTCTTCCAGAGCTGGAAAAATCACCTCTAGGCCATGCACTGAAAGCTATCCTTTTGCTTGTAAGCTGAATTTAAGACAGTTCTTTTTAGAACCCGAAAGTGTCCTACTTACACAACCAATGAGCAGGTTTCTACCACTGTATGTgtcacacagcccccaggcaaCATTTCAAAAAGCCTACAGAGTTTTAAAGCAGGGCCTAGACAGGCAATAGTCATACTAGTTAACAGCTACACATAATTCAACAGTGGTTGAAGGGAGGAGGAGCTCATGTCACAAACACAGGTGCTTTTCGGGAGGTTCAAGTACTTTGATGACCTTTGACTTTTTAGACTGCAAGACTGCATATGGAAGAGAGCTCCCAGAGATAACTACACAAGATTAGGAGAAAATGTCAACAGCCCTGGCTGATACTAAGCTCCCTTCCTCACCCAcaggactgacctgctggaaagcagcttcagagataaagaccttggagtcccagTGGACAGTAAATTACCcacaggacagcaatgtgcccttgtgggtccaagaaggccaatactATCCTGGGGTGccttaagaagagtgtggccaggatGTCAAAGGAGATTCTTCCCCGCCtctactttgctctggtgagaccatatCTGGAGTATTGCGACAGTTCAACAGGGACAGGGATACACTGGAGAGTGTTCAACAAGGGTATTCAACAAAGATGATTTAGGGAATGGAACATCAATCTTATGAGGataagctgagagacctggggctgtgtagtctGGAAAATAGAAGTCTGAGAGAAGATCTCATTAATGCTTACatatatctgaagggtgggtgtcaagaagaaagggccagtctcttttcaataGTGttctgtgataggatgagaagcaatggacagaaacacaggaagtttcaactcaacataaggaaaaacttttttactgtaagggtgacagagcactgaaacaggctgcccagagaggttgtggagtctccttctctggagacttttcagacacatctggatgtgttcctgtgtgatctgccctaggtgatccagTTCtcgtgtccccatcataaggacacagagctgttggagcaagtccacaggagggccacaaagatgatccaagggctggaactcctctgctatgaggacaggctgaaggagctcgGGTTGCTCAGCTTACAGAACActccagctgccttccaatagctaaagggatcctacaggaaggctggagagggactcttcATAAAGGCgtcaagcaacaggacatgGGGGAAGGGTttcaagctgagggagagtaggtttagactggattttaggaaaaagttcttcagtatgagggggGTGAaactctggaatgggctgtccagaaaggtcatggatgccttctccccaggggtgttcaaaatgattttatgatcctgctttggcaagggaaTCAGATTCAATAATCTCTggacgtcccttccaacttccaccattctatgatttaaagaTGTACAATACCACAGTCAAATAGCAAAGCCAGAACTCCCACCATAGTTGTATAAAAACTTCTGCAAGTGTCCATCAAAGGCCTGGTACCTCATCACAGCAGTGCATACGGGCCATGGCTTCAGACAGCCGAATCATGCTCTCCAACTGCCGCACTGTGATTCTCCAGGATGACTTGGTCACTCCAGAGCCGTCGCGCTGCCGCAGACGTTTATACTGCTCCACTATGAAGTCCTCTGACTCCTTAGATATCTTTGTGACAGAAGGCAATGTGACAGTTAGCCATGTTACAAGTATTAAAGTTCACTCTTCCTGCATCAGACTGACAGTTCCCAGACTTTTCTATACTACCTACTGCTTTTCTCTGTAATAGTCTATGCTGTACACATACTAGAGGTAAGGAACATTCATACCACATTAAAATTAGATTGCAATAATGACTACAGTAACGATGATATTACAAGAAGTACATTGATGCATTAATTATTTAACAGTAGGTATGTGACCATTTCTGTTTCCCTCTTCCACCAGCTTGCTTCCAGGCATAATTCCTGGCTCTCTGATGAACTGTTTCATGTTTATTTACCTTTCATTCTGGATGCAAATACATGCATAAACACACACTTGATATACTAACACTGACTACAGCTTTGTGTGCAAGCTTTTAAAGCTGAGTCTATCTGCACACACgcagaagcagctggaaaaCAAACTCCCAACCACACGGAAATGAAATGGGTGGTTTTCAAAACTGTAAGGGGAAaatgtcccttccttccctttgaaAACTCCATTTACAAGAACTtctgggggggggaagtcaAATAAATCTAACACAGCCCAGCCAAGCTGCTGTTTGGATAGATCACAAAAATTTGTACTTAGAGCaattttctgtgttctgtgtttTAGCATAAAGAAATATTGAGGAACAATACCCTTttaaaacaaaggcaaacaacCTGCTTGATTAAGCAGTAAGTTAGTAAGACAGAAAAATCTCTGCAGCAGATGCCTGGAATAAGCTGTGCCCTTGAGGTGTAAGGAAACTACGAAACAACTCTTCCCTCATTTTAGGCCGAGGTTAAGAACTGCCACCAAAGCAGTTACGACTACTAATACACCAGTACAGTAGTTAagacagcagggctgcctgagTTTCTGGAGTTGAAAAACAGGAGCAGGTGGCTCCAAAATATGATGTGTTTCTAGGTATTATTATAGTTCATGCCTCCACTCCTTGGGAGCACTATACCAAGTGTCTGCATTGGTTGGAAAAGCACGTGCCACAGAGTGACTGCTCACTTGGACCTCCTCATACAGAGCAAAAGTAGAATTACCTTTGGTTTAAACTGTCGTGCAAACAGTAGGTACCTTCTGATGTCATCTAATGAATAGACACGATCAACAGATTCTTCCACTCTGGAATGCAGATCCACTATGCGTCTGGCAATGGCGTAATCTGTGACCTGGGATATCATTGCTCTGTTAGATCACTTCCACTTCAGCCCGACATCCTAACAACAGCtgtattcttccttcccattcccttccccttccctcattTGCACTCCTCCTGGCAAAGCCAGTCTTGCCAGAAGCCAGACTTTCTGCCAGAAGATTCAGGAGGCTTTTAATAGAAGGACCCATAGCAGAGCAGGGATAAAAGGCAGTTTTAGGATTTATAACCTGGAACTTTCCTGGGTTACAAGCTAGCCACAGAACAGACAGAAAGCAGCACTCTGAAGCGTGGGAactgctttcttccttttcatcctGCTCTGTCTCTTTCATCAGCCCCTTCCAAACTAATCACTCTgggcaaagcagcagaaagaactGTGCTGAACCAACATTAATCTCTGTATCTCATGTCTTCCCAAGGCAAACACCCCATAGACAGGTGGTGGCAGTCTCAGCCTTAGTGACCAGTCATTTGTAAAAATGACTAATGGTGTTAAGCTTGCAGGTCAAATTGCCACAAGATGAAAAGGCAGTACCCTTGTATTCAGCAGTGTGCTCCAATTTGTACTGCCAGATTCTAACCTCACTGACAGAAGAAAAGCACAAGCAAGATGCTCTCATGAGATCAGCTTCATGTAAGATTTCAGAGGGCCATCCAGATGGTCAGTGGGCAGAAGTACGTGAtgtacaaggagaggctgaaagagctgggtttgttcagctggaaaagaaagaaactacCTCACTGGCAACCATGGATGTGATGGAAACAGGTTGTTCTTAGAAGCAGACTGACAAGGGGCAACGAAGTGAACCATGAGAAATTCTGATTAGCTATAGAATTTTTAAAACACATAAGAGGCGTCACACACTGCAGTGAGGGCCTAAGAGGCTGCAGAATCTCCACTCTTAGAGATGCTCAAAACTACCAGGTCAAGATCTCAGCAACCTAATCTGCATTGAGCAGGAGGTTAGACTACAGAACTCCAGAGGTCATTTCTGGCATGTATTATTCTACTGTTCCTTAACAATTACCTCATTGCATTCATCCACAAGGATGAAGAAGAGATCAAAGCGAGACATGATGGGAGCTGACAGGTTTATATTCTGCTTTAGCGACTTGGATCTGTCATAGCGCCCGCCAACTGGGTTTGCTGCAGCCAAAATGGAGGTCCTGGCATTCAGGGTAGCCTGACaatggggagaaaagaaaaagtaattaaaaaacccaacaaactacTCTCTGTGATCACTTGCTCAACCAACTCATAGCAAATCAAATGGGTCAACACAACATCTTTTAGATGGAGTTTCATTGGAGGCACTACCACAACCACTCCTCAGAAGAGCCCAAACCTCTATGCAGCCCTTTCTAACCAGGCCTCTGCCCCAAGACACGGTTTGATAAATCAATACACACTCTTGCCAAGAATACCGAAACAAGCCCTTACATCTGCTTTGCACAATGCTCTGTTTTTAACAGTGCAAATACATGCTTTACTtctacaaacacacacatctgTATCCTCTTTTAGGGTTACTTCAAGGTTAGTATTTTTCCACTTTCTGTTTCCTGTCCACTACTGTATCTTTTTCTGAATGGTTTTTCTTTTGGGCATGAGGCACAAAAACTTTGCAGGCAAATGATCTCTGTGCTGCCACagtgaggcagctgcagagctgacaggAAAATCTGACAGATGACACCAGATCAGTGCATGTGACAAACAGCCAGGTGATCGTACAGCCTACACAACCTGAGGATTAGTGCAAGCTACCTTTACTCCCGCTTTAGTAATGGATATGGTCTGCTGCTCCATGGCTTCGTGAATGGCTACTTGATCCCGTACGTCCATTTTGTCAAACTCATCAATGCAACACACCCCCTGCAACGGAAGAATAAatacaaacattttaaaaacaccCAAATTCAGTCTCTTTTGAAAAGACAACTTGGGGCTCATCATCACTAACCAGAAACATTTCAAGGATGCAGGAACCTCTCTAGTTCCTGGACTCACATTATCTGCCAGCATCAGTGCTCCAGCTTCAATGACAAATTCATGAGACTCTTCATCTTTTACAACAGCTGCTGTcaggccagcagcactggaggcTTTTCCACTGGTGTACACAGCACGAGGGCTGAACTCGTCCACATGCCTATGGAGAAGCAACAGGAATAAAGTGTAGAAGTCAGATTAAAACCTGCAGAAGCAAGGTAACTGAAGTGCAGTGATGCTTTCAGCCTCTCAGGACAGGACTTGCTCCTTCCTTCAGGAGGCAAATAATACTGAGGTAGACCCTCCCACATCTGGTGATGTTTGAGCCAGCCTTGGCAATTTATCCTTATCTAACTGCTTTCTATCACAGGTCTGTTATTTACCTGTGGTTACACcagcagaaaacaaataatCCAGATCTCCTCCCACATGTTTTCTGCTGATTTCACAAGCTAACAGAGCTCCTTACAGGTCAGGTAAATGTCAGCACAAGGAATAAATAGTTTCACAGCAGGAAGCAGTAAGACTGACCACAGGCAGTCCAAGGCAGCTTTTGCAATGGCTCTATACTTCTGAACTGCAGTGTGCGCTGCAAGGCTCAGTTTCACGGAGAACAATGCAGAGGTAAATAAAAAGCATGATAACATGCTTTTAACCATGTTAAGTAGAATTTCCAATTAAAAAGCAATAGAAGATCTAGCATTTAACATAActattaaatttttttttcatgattttTCAGGATTAATAGTTGTCTATTTGTTCAATGTGTTGGGACCCACCAATTTAGACTAagctgaaacagagaaaaaaggtTAATCATTACTTCATCTGTCTCTGGTACTTTTGAGATGTGCAATACATTTTGTATTTTTCATATTCAATTTCTTCTGAAAATATTTGGAAATTCATATTTTTATTACTAtgcaaagaacaacaacaacaacaacaaaaaaaatcttaattcATTCTTTGTTATTACCACAGGGGCTTGTTGAGTTTCAGCCCTGTTCAAATACTTcaaccacatccaaacaatTACTGGCAAATATTCTTAAATATTTTActtccctttcctctgtttAGTATCTAAAAGGCACAGAGCACTGTCACACTGCACAGTATTTAAATACTGAGCTTTAATGAGATGCTTACTTTAGAAACTGACTCTTGGCTGTACTTGGATCACCAACAATACAAACATTAATGTCCCCACGCAGTGAAGTGCCTTCTGAAGTGGTCTTAGGAACTCCTCCAAAAAGCATCAGCAGGATCCCACGTTTCACTTCATCATTACCTGTCCCAGAAAAGACACTCAACCAAAAATTCAAAGAAAACCCCACATTTTTCCTACTCAAAACAACTTAAACTCACTAGAATTTTAGGTAAATTCTAAGTGGATGTGCCCAAATGCTCCATCTCCTAAACATCTACTAGAACTGCACTTATGTACTTAAGAGAttcagggcagaatgacccAGAACGGGGCTGAATTTCTTCATGCTGCAGTGGCTCAGAACAGAGAGCTGATCAAACTTTTCAGAGATAACCAACATAAGTCTTCAAAGTAGCTCTCAGCCAGACAACTGCaagtatacacacacacacatacatgcacaACAGCGTACCAGTACTTGGAACCCTTAAATCTTTTGAAGAAAATTCATATAAAAGAGCTTATACCCAGCTGTAGGGGCTAGAAGTAGATCAGCCAAtagcaaaaccaaacattttGGTCTTTCAGGCCTTACTGATTAAAACCAGCAAGTACTCAGGAAACAGATCCTCCTTTTTTAGCATAACCAGTGCTGGAGTGGAGTTTGTGGTAGTTGGCACAGGGCTTCCAAGCTttcccaaaacaccaccacagggACATCAAAAAGAATTAGTATTTTCACAACTGAAATCTTCCCTCTCTGAAGCAACAACTGGACTCTTACCATGGATAGTGGGGAAGAGGCTGGTGCACAGATTATGGTAAAGGTTCTTATCTTGGCTCATTTCAAAAACCTTTTCCCACTCTTTCACAGACATTTGGTTTTTAATGCTTTCTGCAGTCTGCTCTTCATCTCGAAGCTCTTTTCCACCAAACTTaacaaaggaaattaaaaaaggTAATAGCATGGTCACTACTGAATGCCAAATACTGCAGTCAGAAGGTTACAAAAACTTGCTCTGGAAGTTGAGTGGGAGGAACACATTCAGAAAAGCTGACCTTAGGCTAAGGGATTTCATCACCTTGTAACTTTAAAAACTAATATACGATTTCCCAGGAGGCAAAAATCAGTGGAGCATAACTTCATTTGGTGATAAaaacacaggagagatgcttgTCCAGAGATTAAAAAAACTAGAGTAAACCAGTACAGCATCCTTTAGCTCAATTTTGCCTTTGCAAGCACTCTTCATTAACTGGAATTTACAAGGTCCTCCATTACTCTGGAATGAGGCAGGTAAGTTCAACACCCAGAAGACACAGATGCCATTTTTATCCTATGTAACAGCAAATCTGCCAGCAGAATTGTAGATTAAAGTATCACACCATGCTAAAACCCAGACATAGCCTGTGGTTTTTATTATGTTGTAGAAACCCTCCAAGATGTTACGTGCTAAACTAGAGGGAACAAGAAGAATCACTGTTTTCCCAATGGCAAAATGAAGCAATAGGATTTCctggaagaaagggaaatgcAGCAGAAATGGATGAAAGCTGAATGGAAATAAATGGACCAGTAAGCTCTTTAGACTAGAAAGATAACATTGGAAAATAATCACATCTGTGAAAGCTGCTATGAACAAAGACAATCAAAACCACCTGGTATCTAAATCCATCAGAATATAAAGACCCTCTAAGACAAAGGAAAGTGGCACACATGCATATTTGAAGCTTGACCCCTTCCCACTCCCACTTCTGATGTAAAACCATACAGAGCAGGAATCATTAATACCTTGACAACTACTTTCTGTCCAGACTCACCCGTGGATTTGTTGGTGCAACGTAACACGCTAGAAAGACCAGCTTGTACGACAGCTCTCTGACTCCAAGGGCACGAAGTCCTCGGATGCCTTCGGTTTCGTAGCCCTCTGTCCCACTCAGCCGGGCACTGGTTTCCGCACGCACCCCTGCCATCAGAGCAGGAATCAGAACAGCAGCTCCCACAACAAGCAGGAGGGACATGTCATTGAGGTTGTGAGCAGTAGTAACCAACCTGGTGTTGAGAGCTGGGACACATCAGGCACAACAATCAGTGACCCTGTGAAGTCACACTTGTCTCCTGCCTGAGCAgactccactgcctctgcaCGCAGGATCACCTCCATGCTGCGAGGAATGCTGCCGCGGGGCAGCTCGGCCTGCGTCTCCTGGATGCGaacctggggaaggagggaatgTTCAGCACTGATTAGATGTCATCAAATTTGACACTGCTTCAAAAGCTAAGCTactaataaatacataaagtaCCATCTAACTGCTGCTATCCATGTCAGTTGTGAAATTCCTCTTACAGTAAGACAATCCAAAAATCCTTTCACTAATCAGTATCTAAGGAGCCTTTGAGAACCTTCAGAGAGGAGCTACAGGGGCCACAATGACAATTCTGAGAGTTAGGAAAAGCAACTTTAAGATTCCAGCTGATGTGACTAACAAAATTTAATGCTGGATGTAAAGTGCTGAGGATTTAGTAAATCAACCTAGAAGACTGGAACTACATGTGATGTATCTGCAACACAAAACTAAAAATGGCTCGAATATGTGGGGTTTCAGTGGCTTACTTAGGCAATAAACATCATACAACAAAACTGCTTTGAAACTATGCATAATTTGCCATGTTTAAACATAAACCTCTGacaggcagaaagaaaacataagCAGAAATTCTAGTGCCTTTTAAGGTCTTTCCTTGATGCTGACAGAACCAAAATTAATGATCTTCAGTGTGCAGCAGTACAAACAACACTTTTCAAGTACTATGCAAACATCACTGTTGGTCACTGTTCCTGTCTATGTCTAGCTCTTATCTCAGACTAAACCATAGCAATCATTGTAAAggaaatggatttaatgaaACAGTCAAACCAATACCCATGCCCACATAACGTACACAAAGTTAAACTCAACCTAGCAAATATAGGGAGTCACACTAAAGGGCAAAGCAATCCttaagagaagaggaaggtgcAGATTCAGGACAAGCCCAAGCAGAAagctcccctctcctcagcaaacttcTCTTTTCATACTGAGTGTGAGGTTTATggtctgggatacacctgtACACCTGTATTGGCCAGAACAGCTCCCCTGGGCTGTCCTGGCCAACTCCAAACAGCTAATGACCTGCAGCCTTGGATTatgtcccagcaaaaccagcacaGTCCCCCCACCTCACCACTGTACCTTTTGGAAATCAACGAATCTTGATTTGTTTGTGTCCAGCAGGAATCTCCTCCTGTTGGCACAGACTGGGTTTCTGCAGATGTTTGGCTGTGTGTATTTAAATTGCTGTTCCACATCTTTAATCACTGTCTGGCAGTCAAGGCACAGGAAGGTTCCACTCACAAGCTCAGGATGGACTGGGTGGGTACGTACCACCTGTCCACTGATACGCATCAGGGAGCCAATTTTTGCTGATGTCAGTTCTCGAATTCTGTTTAAAATAGAAACTCCTAAGGTTT harbors:
- the MCM6 gene encoding LOW QUALITY PROTEIN: DNA replication licensing factor MCM6 (The sequence of the model RefSeq protein was modified relative to this genomic sequence to represent the inferred CDS: inserted 4 bases in 2 codons; deleted 2 bases in 1 codon; substituted 4 bases at 4 genomic stop codons) produces the protein MDLAVAAGDTGAAHQHQQLRDEVAEKCQKLFQDFLEEFQNSDGEVKYLHDAEELIRPERNTLIVSFADLEQFNQQLSTTIQEEFYRVYPYLCRAVKIFARDNGNVPSNKDFYVAFQDLPTRHKIRELTSAKIGSLMRISGQVVRTHPVHPELVSGTFLCLDCQTVIKDVEQQFKYTQPNICRNPVCANRRRFLLDTNKSRFVDFQKVRIQETQAELPRGSIPRSMEVILRAEAVESAQAGDKCDFTGSLIVVPDVSQLSTPGVRAETSARLSGTEGYETEGIRGLRALGVRELSYKLVFLACYVAPTNPRFGGKELRDEEQTAESIKNQMSVKEWEKVFEMSQDKNLYHNLCTSLFPTIHGNDEVKRGILLMLFGGVPKTTSEGTSLRGDINVCIVGDPSTAKSQFLKHVDEFSPRAVYTSGKASSAAGLTAAVVKDEESHEFVIEAGALMLADNGVCCIDEFDKMDVRDQVAIHEAMEQQTISITKAGVKATLNARTSILAAANPVGGRYDRSKSLKQNINLSAPIMSRFDLFFILVDECNEVTDYAIARRIVDLHSRVEESVDRVYSLDDIRRYLLFARQFKPKISKESEDFIVEQYKRLRQRDGSGVTKSSWRITVRQLESMIRLSEAMARMHCCDEVHPKHVKEAFRLLNKSIIRVETPDINLDQDDEQQMEDQEDQDGVNGDAEAPAGVNGLVNGINGHSEDANKDAAPKASLRLGFSEYRRISNLLVLHLRKAEEEEDDSALKKSELINWYLKEIESEIESEEELINKKKIIEKVIHRLTHYDHVLIELSQSGLRGSREEEAFDEDPFLVVNPNYLLEDXGLXERWIVELTSHMLENTFFXSCKGCCIANIKVLXVLYCGMHQCAVSNIXWLIYIEHARKVLKEMIHSLVNSEFQCHHXEAERSHSVALFGIKLFRCFCFKRGILHHSSTVSSRLFMLWMFYCFSY